From Brassica rapa cultivar Chiifu-401-42 chromosome A06, CAAS_Brap_v3.01, whole genome shotgun sequence:
CCATACAGAAAGATGTATCCAACAATAGCAGTTTGGTGAAAGAGTTGAAGAGAGAGGCTACATCTTTGGTCATTGGGTTTCTCTGTTTGGTTGCTTCACTGGTCTTTGGATTCAAGAAAGAGAGTTTCGTTAAGTTAGCTTCTCAAGTCAGGTCTTGTTCTTCTTCGGTTCTTCTTACTAAGAGGAGATCTCGTAGAAGAGTTTAAACAAGCGTTTGTTTCTAATTCATTCTTTCTCGAGATTCTCTTGTTTTCATGATGAATGCTTTCAGTTATGCTACCATTGAACTAAACGAGAGAAAAGAATGAGAAAGCACACTTCAAAACAATGGTTGACCTGAAGTTgtttcaaaacaaatatgaaacaAGTAACACAATAACCATAACTTGGACAAACAAGCAAAGATTGACAATAATCAAATAGAGATTAAACTTGGAAAATAACAAACAGGATAACCAATGGATTCATCAGAAAGAGCAACATCATATGATTTGGTTTCAGGATCATGTATCACCAGCGTATGATTGTAACCACGATCATAAAACaacaacttcttcttctccttctccacaAAAATTGCTAGTGGCGAGAGAGCGCTTACTGTTGGGAAACCAAAGGAAAGCCAAGTTCGATTAATATCTATGGACCAAAGCTTGTCCCATGTCTTGTTGAATGAATTGAACGACCATATAACTTGGTCAGACAGATTCATCTTGGATACGCACAAGCGGTTGTTGAGGTTGCACAAAAGAACATCCCAATGACTTGCATTGAAGGGAGCTTTAGAGGTGATTTTAAAAGTTTCAGTGTGAAGGTCGAAAGATAACACCTTGGTTTCTTCGCACTCTGTGAACCAATGAAGCGACCCATCTACAAACACAGGAGTAGGGAAGCCTCCAAGAATCCGACAAGGAGCAGAGGGTGTCACATACCTCCAAGAGTTGGTGCTAAAGTCGAAAACTTCACACGTCGTAGCATTCTCTAAGCCTATTTCGAAAGAGTTATAGAGCCAAACAGGCTTGTGCGTCCCTGTGAACTCGTCTTTACCGAACCCAGGTTCGAAGTTTGCGTGTCCGAGCTCGAAGTAACGGTATCCTACGTCGATTATGAGTTGTTGTAGTCTCGAGAGAGGAAGAGGCCGATACCATCCAGTTGTGGGGTTGACCACAAAACCAGGTTGGTGAGAATCGTACAGACAAACAAGGCCGTCAACGCTGCTCTGACAAACTAAGTACGTTTCGTTTCCCCAAGGGATCTTGCCCgatgatgatgttgatgatAGTGAGCCAAACACAAGTGTTCTTAGAGAAGTTGAAGACACCATGAGAACATCTTGATCTCCAAACTGTTGACGATTCTTAAACTGTCTTTCTTGGAAGAACCGGGATTCGATCGTTGATTTCCATTGCTTTGACACAGCCTTAAAACTCAGCAGAGACTTCACAGGAAGTCTCTCCATGATTATCTCAACCACATGGTGGGGCAACGATACAGATTCTATCCTCCTAAGCTTTGTCTTCCTAGCCATTGATGATGAAGAGATACGTAGGCTCTCTTTCTATCTTTTATATACACAGTAAAAGCTCACACGAAAAAGGAAAATATCATAACAGTTTCCTTTTCTatcttgttatttatttatttttagtaaaacaaaacCACATCTACCCAACATGAtaattatctttaataaaaaataaattctaaattaacaTGTTTTCAGTATACAGATCAGACATTGGAGTCTCAAACCTGAAACATAGCTATCTTTCTTTCCTAGATGATGATGCATGAGGCGGCTCTTCATAATCATCTGTATGCATCGGGTAAACGATAACCAGACATGACTATTTTGTCAGCAAACATCTTGCCAGTCTTGGGCATGACATGCCAGTGCAGTGTCAAGTTGAAATCTTTCCCTCGGAGGTTGTATCCCTAGAAAGATCCACAATCAGATACGCTCTTGATAAAGGGGAACGATGAGTGTTTTTGAGAGAAAGTGCTTTCAAAGTACCTGATCAATGAAACGGTACTTATTTGAGATTTGTATCCAGAACTTGGCATGCTCCTTCTCTGGTATTATGGCATCCCATAGAGAAACCTGTGAAAAATGTTCATGGTATATCAACAATAGGGTCCTCACACTAAAGCCACATAACTCTGAACTCGTTCTTATCAAGCTATAAAGCGTTTGAAGCAGAGTAGATTTATACCTGGTTTAGGGAATTCTTGGAGGTTTTATACTCTGCTGCTACAAAAGCGAACACCTGCAAATATTGTCGTTTGTGTTGGTTTTATTATGTTCATCCGACCATACAGAAAGAAGCATCCAACAATACAGTACGAGATTGTGAAGATGTCAGATTAGCATTGGTGTATTTTTTTGCAGATGCTACTATCTATACCTGCTTAGTGTTCCAAGTGAAGAGTGACTGCAAGTCCGCTGTTATGTTCAGTGTCAAGCTGACCTGAAAACACACATAAAGTGCTGAATATATGCAACCGGTAACGAAGACAAAACTAATGGTGTGTGCAATGCATAAGCTGGAAAATAAGAGAGCATCATCTACTGATAAACTAATATCACATTCCTGGTGTATATTCAACAACTTGGAAAATTTGAGTTCAGTATGACTTTCAAGAGTACTAGACTATtgtaaaatcattaaatttCTACTAAAGTGTTCACAGAAACTGGCATCTGAATCCCAAGGGACATCGAATTTAATATCACACAATGAATACTAAGCTTAATATGGATCTTACTCAACTCAACAACCATCAAAAGCCAAACTTTCATCTGATGAAACCATGAGAGCTTACCTCATCATTTCCATGGGGTTGCTTCTGAAACCAATTGATGTTCAATATCTACACACCACACCACACCAAAGCACAATCATTATTAAAAAAGGCTCAGACTTTTCCACCAgaatcaaaacaaaactaaGGATCTAAACAAGTTTAACCCTCTCACGAACTAAAGCATGCATCTTTAGATCCAGGATTACACCTAAGGGATCTCTGCAGATACAAAAACCAACGCAAACCTGGATCTGAGCAGAGGGAGTTTGGTTACTGAAGTTATCAGAGAAGGACGCAATCGCGCACATGAAGGCCAGTATCGTTACAGCGAACGTGAGCAGAGCATTCCCTCTGTACCCAAAAGAATGCATCCTCTCTTTATAATCACTCGTCTAGTGTTCTTTTTTTTCGTTCTCCGGATCCACTcgcaggaagaagaagaagaagaacgttTCTTTTTTCGCCATTTTTTATATAACTTtactaattaaaatttaaataataatctgatttgtttcctttactgatttttttgtcagcaattCCTTTACTGATTATATTGATAGAATCTGTATTGTTATTTTGTagaataaaattatgtaatactAGATCCTTTGTCcgaatatatttaaatttgttacatttgtcatttttatttctatgtggatttttgtatattaaattatattataactaattttcaaaaaaaaattatatttttagtttgaagtaagtatCAATTATATGTAAcaaaattaactaataaaatatgaagaatcaagtccgagattttagagttatgttaaaaaaatataattatgtatagaacgtaaattatcttagtttaaaagattggaatctcatctcgaataaattaacgaaaagaaaaagtactccaataacctacttaaaatataaaacccccttttcaaaaaaaaaaagcgtacttaataaaatttttttacgtgtaatagttaAAAACTGACTATTGAATATCAAtgtagaatattattttaatatatctaatggtaaaatattaattataataaaaaaattttgaattttataatattacatgaattagacgtctttaaaatctaaaatctattttattaacataatatgttttttattcatttattattttgacgttacaaaatattgctttagttttatttgtatattaaagTGTAATAAGGTCAAAGTGTAATAATTAATCAGAGTTAAATCATCAAACTTACATAAACCGTATTTAGGATCCAGGTTCGCAAGCTTAGCATATCCAATATCCTAAAATCATCAAAGAAAAT
This genomic window contains:
- the LOC103874531 gene encoding F-box/LRR-repeat/kelch-repeat protein At1g09650, which produces MARKTKLRRIESVSLPHHVVEIIMERLPVKSLLSFKAVSKQWKSTIESRFFQERQFKNRQQFGDQDVLMVSSTSLRTLVFGSLSSTSSSGKIPWGNETYLVCQSSVDGLVCLYDSHQPGFVVNPTTGWYRPLPLSRLQQLIIDVGYRYFELGHANFEPGFGKDEFTGTHKPVWLYNSFEIGLENATTCEVFDFSTNSWRYVTPSAPCRILGGFPTPVFVDGSLHWFTECEETKVLSFDLHTETFKITSKAPFNASHWDVLLCNLNNRLCVSKMNLSDQVIWSFNSFNKTWDKLWSIDINRTWLSFGFPTVSALSPLAIFVEKEKKKLLFYDRGYNHTLVIHDPETKSYDVALSDESIGYPVCYFPSLISI
- the LOC103874532 gene encoding signal peptidase complex subunit 3B gives rise to the protein MHSFGYRGNALLTFAVTILAFMCAIASFSDNFSNQTPSAQIQILNINWFQKQPHGNDEVSLTLNITADLQSLFTWNTKQVFAFVAAEYKTSKNSLNQVSLWDAIIPEKEHAKFWIQISNKYRFIDQGYNLRGKDFNLTLHWHVMPKTGKMFADKIVMSGYRLPDAYR